The genomic stretch GCGCGCGTTGGCCTCGTCCTTCAAGTCCTTGGGCGTGGCGATGGCCGCCTTCAGCTCGCGGTACACCTGCGCGTACGTACCACTCAGGATGCCCTCGCGGATGCGCCCCATCAGCTTCTGGTAGTGCCGGACGTTGTGCACGGACAGGAAGCGCGAGCCCAGGTGGTGCTTGCCCCGCATCAGGTGCTGCAGGTAGCCGCGCGTGTAGCGCTTGCACACGTAGCAGTCGCACTCCGCGTCCAGCGGCTCGTCGGAGAGGCGGAACACGCTGCGGGAGATGCGGATGAGCCCACTGAACGTGTACGCATACCCCTGCTGCGCCATCTTGGTGGGGATGATGCAGTCGAACATGTCCACGCCGCGCAGCACGGCTTCCACCAGGTCCGTGGGCGTGCCCACGCCCATCAGGTAGCGCGGCTTGTCGGCGGGCAGGGACGCGGTGGCGCGCAACGTCATGGACTCGCGCTCCACCTTCGTCTCGCCCACGGCCAGGCCGCCAATGGCGAAGCCGTCGAAGGGCAGCTTCGTCAGGAAGGCCGCGCTCTCGTCACGCAGGTTCGGGAAGACGCCGCCCTGGACGATGCCGAACATCGCCTGCCCGGTGTCCCGCGCCGCCTTCGCCTCCAGGCTGCGCACCGCCCAGCGGTGGGTGCGCTCCATGGCCTCGCGCGTGCCGGCCTCGTCGGTCCGCGAGTCGATGCACACGTCCAGCACCATCATGATTTCCGAGTTGATGGCCTGCTGCATGGCGATGCTCGACTCGGGGCTGAGGAGCTGCCGGCTGTTGTCGTAGAAGCTGCGGAAGTGGGCGCCCTTCTCCGTGATGAGCCGGTCCTCCGGCAGGGAGAAGATCTGGAAGCCGCCCGAATCGGTGAGCACGCCCCCGTCCCACTGCATGAAGGGGTGGATGCCGCCGAAGCGATTGAAGACCTCGGCGCCCGGCCGGAGCATCAGGTGGTAGGTGTTGGCCAGCAGGATGCTGGCACCCGCCTCCTTCACCTCCTCCATGGCCAGGTGCCGGAAGCCCGCGTGGGTGGCCACCGGCATGAACATGGGGGTTTTGAAGGAACCCCGGCGTGTGTGCAGGATGCCTGCACGGGCGCCCGTGGGGTCGGTGGTGAGGAGCTCGAAACGAACGGCCATGGGCCGGCCCTTATACCCGTCATGCCCGGCAGGCACCGCATCCATCTGCCCTGCCCGCTCCCCCACCCGCAATCCAGGCCTCCTGCCCTCCTGGACAGCCGTACAGGCATCCTGGCATTCCGTCCGAGGCGGAACGCCGCCGGCCTCCCGGCATCTCACGTCCTCCGCCGCCGCTTCCGAGGTCCGAAGTCGACACCGGGGAGGCATTCTCCCGCCTCCCCAGCGGTTACATGGAGTCCTCGCGGTCTCCTGCAGAACGCGAAACACCACGCCGCTTTGGCCCACCGCACCATTTCCGCTACAACGCCGCCGCCATGTTCAACGTCATCAACGTCTCCAAGGCCTACGGGCCCAAGAAGCTTTTCGAGGACGTCAACGTCACGTTCTCGCCGGGCCGCCGCTACGGCCTGACCGGTCCGAACGGGGCCGGGAAGTCCACGTTCATGAAGATCCTCGCCGGGGACGAGGAAGCGGACATGGGCAACATCGTCCGGCCTCGCAAACTGGGAATCCTGCGCCAGGACCACTTCCGCTACGAGGACAACCGCGTGCTCGACGTGGTGCTCATGGGCAACCGAGCCCTGTGGGCGGCCATGTCCGAGAAGAACGAGCTGCTGGCCAAGTCCGACATCACCGAGGAGGACGGCAACCGGCTGGGCGACCTGGAGGGCGTCATCGCCGAGGAGGACGGCTACTCGGCGGAGAGCGACGCGGCCACCCTGCTGGCGGGCCTTGGCATCGACCAGGCCTTCCACGAAGAGCCCATGAAGCAGCTCACCGGCGGCCTCAAGCTCCGCGTGCTGCTCGCACAGGCGCTGTTCGGCAAGCCGGAAGGCCTGCTCCTCGACGAGCCCACGAACAACCTCGACATCGACTCCATCCGCTGGCTGGAGAGCTTCCTCCACGACTACGAGGGCGTGCTCATCACCATCAGCCACGACCGGCACTTCCTCAACGCCATCTGCACGCACATCGCGGACATCGACTACGAGACCATCATCCACTACCCCGGTGGGTATGACGACATGGTCCGGCAGAAGGCGCAGGTGCGCAGCCGCGTCGAGTCCGAGACGGAGGAGAAGAAGAAGAAGATTGCCCAGCTCCAGGACTTCGTCGCGCGCTTCCACGCCGGTACCCGCGCCTCGCAGGTGCAGAGCCGCATCAAGCAGATCGACAAGCTGAAGTCGGACGACCTCAAGCGCTCCAACATCGCGCGCCCGTTCATCCGCTTCGACCAGAAGGTGGTCAGCGGCAAGCAGACGCTGATGGTTGAAGGCATCCACAAGTCCTTCGAGGGCCAGGAGGTCATCAAGCCCTTCAACACCCTGGTCTGCAAGGGCGAGAAGGTCTGCGTCATCGGTCGCAACGGCGTGGGCAAGTCCACGCTGGTGAAGATGATTGCCGGCCAGTTGGAGCCGGACGGCGGGAAGATTGGCTGGGGCCACCAGGCCTCCGTGGGCTACCTGCCGCAGGACCACCATGGCGTCGTGCGCAAGGGCACCACCTGCTTCGGCTGGCTGCGTGACCTGCACGACAAGCTCACCAACGAGGAGATCTCCGGCGTGCTGGGCCGGATGCTCTTCTCTGGTGAGGAGCGGATGAAGAACACCGACACCCTCTCCGGTGGTGAGACGGTGCGGCTGCTCCTGTCCAAGCTGATGATCATGCAGGACAACGTGCTGGTGCTCGACGAGCCCACCAACCACCTGGACCTCGAGTCCATCGCCGCGCTGGCCGAAGGCCTCCAGAAGTACGAGGGCACGGTCATCGTCGTCACGCACGACCAGGAACTCATCTCCGAGGTGGCCACCCGCATCTGGTCGCTCCAGGCAGGCAAGGAGGTGCTCGACTTCAACGGGCCCTACTCGGAGTTCGTGGAGAAGCACTCCGACGTCGCCGCCCGCCGCCGGTAGTCCGACAGACACTGGTGGAAACACGAATCGCCGCCCGGCCCGGGGATGCGCTCCCGGGACGAGGCGGCGATTGCCGTTTCACCCTGCCCTGGCGGGACTACGGGTTCCGGACGCCGAACGAGGAGCCGCCCACGAACCAGTCATCCCGCGTGTCCGAGTCCGTGGCACCGATGCGCTGCACGGAAGAGGACCGGCCCTGGGTGACGAAGGCCTGAGACCAATCCACGGAGACCTCCCATGCAGTCGGGAAGCTCGCATACGTGCACAGCGCGCCGTTGCAGTTCGCCGGCAGCCACAGGGACTCGTCTTGGAGCGCCTGGAGCAGCGCGGGATAGCCCGCGAAGGAATTGCTCGGAACGACGACAGCCAGCGCATCCTGGGTGACGTCGAATCCGTCCTGGATGCGCAAGGTCCGGTTGCCGGTCCCCACGCCGAGCGTGGTGCCATGGAAATCCCAGGCGGTGTCATAGTTCCAGAAGAAGGAGGAGGCGGGGTACTGCGTCTTGCTCAGCGTCTCCGAGCCCGGGGCATCCGCGCCCGGTGTAACGCGGTCCGGGTTGAGGTGGATGACGATGATGTCCCCCGACGCGACCTGCACGTCCGGCAGCGTCGCCAGGGTGGCGTTTCCATCCAGGAGCGTGGCCCCCATGACGGAGCCGCTCGTCAGGACAACCAACTCCACCAGGTCCCGGTTCTGCTGAACATTGGGCGCCACCTCGGACAGACGCAGCCGGGCCGGCACCTGGTAGCCCGTGAAGCTGGTCGAAGCGGCCGTGCTGTCGACGGAGACGCCGCGCCGGTCCCGCACGCTGCTCGCCACCGTCACCGTGTACCGCTGCCGCGGCGTCTGGCTGGCGGTGCTGAGCCAGACCTCGCCGGTACTCAGCACGACCGCATCCATGACGCTCAGTCCAGGGATGGAGAACTGGCTGCCGTTGCGCTGGACAGAGAGCGGGTCGATGGCGCGGGTGAATCGCAGGATGACCGAATCGTGGTGCATCGCCTGCGCCCCCGTCACCCGAGGCGCCGGGCAGGAGTGGACGGTGGCCTGGCTCTCCGTCCACACGGAGGGCTGGATGGTATGAGTCGTCTGTGTCCCGCTCATGAAGACCCAGAGCGGAGACACCACCGTCAGTGAGCACCCCTGCGAGAGCGCCAAGGTGTCGTGGAACGGCTCCGCGACGCGCAGCCGCAGGGCCGCCGCGCCTGGAGAACCTTCGGGAACGCCCGCCGTCGTGAATGGCGCCTGGACATGGCCGAGCCCGGCATTGGAGAAGCCCGGGTTGCCAATGGTGCCGGTGATGGAGATGTACTCGGACTCGTAGGCGGGCGGCGTGCCCGTGGTGACATCCACGCCGCTCACGTCCTGGACCAGGTCCGACAGCGAGTGGCCCGTGCTGAGCACGGCGTACGCGGAGATGCGGGCGCGCGTCTGGCCATTCACAAGGCTCTTCTCGGAGACGGTGACACGCACCCGGGCGCCCGCTTGCGGCGCGGGAGAGAGCGTGAGCGGGTCCACCTCGACGAAGAGCGCGGGCCCGGCCTGCTCGGCCTGGAGGAAGAAGCCCGCCGCGTCATTCACCACGTTGCCCACGGCCGGCTTGACATAGGTGATGCGAGCACCGCTGATGACCAGGTTCACCGTGCCGGTCGCGGCATTGCGAACCGCCTGGATCTGCTCCGAGGCGAGCCGGTCCAGGGAGGGCAGCACATAGACGGCCTGCTTCGCCAGCTCCACGTTGCCCGCGTGGTCCACCGAGGCGAAGCGCAGCGTCGTGCTGGCGGAAATGGAGATAGGTCCCGCGTACACCGGCGAGCCCGCCTCCGGCGCCGAGCCGTCCAGCGTGTAACGCGTCTCGCGGCACCCCGAGCCGTTGTCACTGCACGACAGCGTCACGGTGACGGCATCCGTGTACGAGCCGCCCCCGGGCGAGACCGTCGTCACCGGGGCCACCGTGTCCAGTGTGTACTGTTCGGACTTCGCCGGCTCGGCGTTGCCCGCCAGGTCCACGGAGAAGAAGCGCAGCGTGGCGCTGGTAGAGATGGAGATGGCCGCCGAATAGCGGAGGCTGGAAGTCGTGGGCGCACTGCCATCCAGCGTGTAGTACGTGGCCGCGCAGCCACTGCCGTCGGCGTTGTCCGTGCAGGCCAGCACCACCGACTGCGTGCTCCGGTAGGTGCCGCCCGCGGGCGTCGCCGTCGTCACCGGGGCCACCGTGTCCAGCGCATACTGTTCGGACTTCGCCGGCTCGGCGTTGCCCGCCAGGTCCACGGAGAAGAAGCGCAGCGTGGCGCTGGTGGAGATGGAGATGGCTGCCGAATAGCGGAGGCTGGAAGTCGTGGGCGCACTGCCATCCAGCGTGTAGTACGTGGCCGCGCAGCCACTGCCGTCGGCGTTGTCCGTGCAGGCCAGCACCACCGACTGTGTGCTCCGGTAGGTGCCGCCCGCGGGCGTCGCCGTCGTCACCGGGGCCACCGTGTCCAGCGCATACTGTTCGGACTTCGCCGGCTCGACGTTGCCCGCCAGGTCCACGGAGAAGAAGCGCAGCGTGGCGCTGGTGGAGATGGAGATGGCCGCCGAATAGCGGAGACTGGAAGTCGTGGGCGCACTGCCATCCAGCGTGTAGTACGTGGCCGCGCAGCCACTGCCGTCGGCGTTGTCCGTGCAGGCCAGCACCACCGACTGTGTGCTCCGGTAGGTGCCGCCCGCGGGCGTCGCCGTCGTCACCGGGGCCACCGTGTCCAGCGCATACTGTTCGGACTTCGCCGGCTCGACGTTGCCCGCCAGGTCCACGGAGAAGAAGCGCAGCGTGGCGCTGGTGGAGATGGAGATGGCCGCCGAATAGCGGAGGCTGAAAGTCGTGGGCGCACTGCCATCCAGCGTGTAGTACGTGGCCGCGCAGCCACTGCCGTCGGCGTTGTCCGTGCAGGCCAGCACCACCGACTGCGTGCTCCGGTAGGTGCCGCCCGCGGGCGTCGCCGTCGTCACCGGGGCCACCGTGTCCAGCGCATACTGTTCGGACTTCGCCGGCTCGACGTTGCCCGCCAGGTCCACGGAGAAGAAGCGCAGCGTGGCGCTGGTGGAGATGGAGATGGCCGCCGAATAGCGGAGGCTGAAAGTCGTGGGCGCACTGCCATCCAGCGTGTAGTACGTGGCCGCGCAGCCACTGCCGTCGGCGTTGTCCGTGCAGGCCAGCACCACCGACTGCGTGCTCCGGTAGGTGCCGCCCGCGGGCGTCGCCGTCGTCGTGGGCGGGGTACGGTCCTCCGCTGAAGCCTCCCGCGTGTAGAGCTCCGACACCACGTCGGAGACATTGCCCGCCCAGTCCACCGCGATGAAGCGCACGCGGGTGGTGGCCGTCAGCACCAACGGCCCCTGGTAGACGGACGAGTCCAGGGAGGGAATGGCGCCATTGGTGGTGTAGTGGATCGCCGCGCAGCCGCTGCCCTCACCGTCGTCACACGTCAGCGTCACCACGCGCGTCCCGGTGAACGTGCCACCCCGTGGCGTCGCGGCCACCTGGGGCGCCTCCGTGTCCACGACGTAACGCGCCTGCCGCACCGCCTCGACGTTGCCCACCCGGTCCACGGAGAAGAAGCGCAGCGTGGTGGACGTGGCGATGGACAGGGGCGCCGTGTAGCGCGGCGAGGCCTGCGTGGGAACGCTGCCATCCAGCGTGTAGTGCGTGGCCGCGCAGCCGCTGCCCGCGCCGTCGTCACACGTCAGCGCCACGCTCCGGGGGCTGCTGAACGAGCCGCTCGCGGGGTTGACCACCGTGCTGGGCGGCTCCGTGTCCGCCGAACCCACCAGGGTAAATGTCGCCGTCCCCGGCGCCTCCGCGTTGCCCGCCGCGTCCATGGAGTAGAAGCGCACCGTGGTGGTGCTCCCCAGCGTGAAGGGCTCGCGATACTGCGTGGAGCCGGTGCCGGGCGTGGAGCCATCCAGCGTGTAGTACGTGGCCGCGCAGCCACTGCCGCCGCCGTCGTCACAGGCGAGCGTCACCACCACGGAGGTGGTGAAGTCGCCTCCCGCGGGCGTGGCGCGCGTCGCGGGCGGCGTGAGGTCGGTGGGAGGTGGAGGCTTCGATTCGCCGCCGCCACAGGCAAGGACGAGTTGAGCCGTGAGAAGCACCGCGCCGCAGCGCAGTGGCCAGAAGGGGGTCTGAGACATCGGAACTCCAGGGCGCACGTCGAGCGCGCGCCGGGGCAATCAGGGTGCGGGGGGAATGTCCGAGGGGGACTGCCAGTGGACGACGGCAGCCACTGTCGTCCAGCCAACAAGGCGCGCACGCTCGCACTGGGGGTAGGCGCTCCGCAAGCCCGCTGCGACGACAACCCTTCACACCGGAATTGCGCCGCGAGTCAAAAGCCACCCGTCGTCACGCACGAACGCCCCGGCTTCACTGGGAAAAGAAAGACGCTCTACCGGGGGGCCGACTTGCGCAGCAGGAACAACCCCAGGCCCATGCCCACGGTCCACTTGAAGGCCGCCGCGAGCGGCGTGTCGCGCAGCCTGGGCGGAGCAGACGGTGGGTCATCCAGGGGCCGGCCCGTCACCGGGTCCACCACGGGCTGGAAGCCCGGAGCGCCCGGAAGCGACGCGCCTCCCGCCTCCAGCTCCGTCTTGGTGGCGGCCAGCGCCTTGCCCTGCTCCGGGACCTTCTGGCCCGGCGCCTTTCCGTCTGGGGAGCGGTGCTCGAGGATGGCGTTGATTTCCGCGCCCAGCAGGATGACCTGCGCGGAGATCCACATCCACAGCAGCATGACGATGACACCGCCGATGGCGCCGTAGTTGACGTCGTACCTGCCGAAGTTGGCCACATACTGGGAGAAGCCCCACGACGCGAACACCCAGATAAGTACGCCCACCACCGAGCCCGGGGTGATGAAACGGAACTTCTGATTCACGTCCGGCAGCACGTAGTACAGCACCGCCCACAGGAACATCATCATCAGGCCCGCTACCGGGAGCCGCAGCCACATGAGCACGGTGCCCAACCCTCCGGGAAGCTTGCCAGCGATGACGGGCGTGACGATGACCGCGAACGCCGCAAGGATGGCCACCGCCGCGCCGCCCAGCGTCACCAGCAACGCGATGCCGCGCAGCCTCCAGATGGGACGCGACTCCGTCACGCCGTAGACCTTGTTGAGCGCCGTCATCAGCGCCACCACGCCCGCGGAGGCCGCCCAGACGGCACCGACACCGCCCACCGTCAGCAGCCCCACCGGCCGGCTGTTCGCCAGCGCCTCGATGCGCTCGCTCAGGATGGACGTCACTTCCCGGGGCGCCACCCGCGCCAGTTCCTGGATGAGCACCTGGGCCTGGGCGGGCTCGATGAGGAGGCCCGCCAGCGACACCAGGAACAGCAGGAATGGGAACAGTGCCAGAATCATCCGGAAGGTGAGCGCGCCAGCGACGTCCCCCACCTCGTCGCGCGTCCACTCGTCCTTCAGCGCCAGAAAGAACTTCTTCCAGCTCATTCCCTTGCCAGGGAGAACCATTCCGCCTCCTCGGAGGTGTTGCGACCGGGGGAACGATGCGCATTCCCCACACCCCAGGCGACCTCCAGCCCCCAGCTTCCCTGCATGCGGCCGGAGGACAGGCGAGCAGGAAGGCCCTGGAAGGCGCCTTCCCAGAAATCCCTCCGTTCTCGGGGCTCCCCCCTAGGCAGGAGAGCGTTCATTGGCGTACACCTTGGACGGGGGCCGCCGGTCGGTTCCGCCGCGGCCCCCTCCCCCGAGGACGCCATGTTCGTCTCCTGTCTCCTGAGTGTCAGCCTGGCGCTGAGCGCCGGCGCCGCACCCGGAATGCCCCCGGGCACCCAGGCACCCACCCCTTCGCACACGCTGTGGCTCGTCCAGGCCCTGTACCCAGGACAGGACGCGTTGCTGCAACGCACCGAGGAAGGGATTGCCGCGCTGATACCGCAGGACGTGCAGGCGGAGCAGCTCATCGGCCGGGGCGCCCTGGCAATGCACCTGAAGGGCCAGGGCGGCGACCTGCGCTGCGTGTCCGGCGAGGCGCGCTGCCGGGAGCCGCTGGAGGCGTACCTGGAATCACTGGGCCTGGAGCGCGTGGTGCTGGTGC from Myxococcus xanthus encodes the following:
- the tgt gene encoding tRNA guanosine(34) transglycosylase Tgt — protein: MAVRFELLTTDPTGARAGILHTRRGSFKTPMFMPVATHAGFRHLAMEEVKEAGASILLANTYHLMLRPGAEVFNRFGGIHPFMQWDGGVLTDSGGFQIFSLPEDRLITEKGAHFRSFYDNSRQLLSPESSIAMQQAINSEIMMVLDVCIDSRTDEAGTREAMERTHRWAVRSLEAKAARDTGQAMFGIVQGGVFPNLRDESAAFLTKLPFDGFAIGGLAVGETKVERESMTLRATASLPADKPRYLMGVGTPTDLVEAVLRGVDMFDCIIPTKMAQQGYAYTFSGLIRISRSVFRLSDEPLDAECDCYVCKRYTRGYLQHLMRGKHHLGSRFLSVHNVRHYQKLMGRIREGILSGTYAQVYRELKAAIATPKDLKDEANAREVTLKEVG
- a CDS encoding ABC-F family ATP-binding cassette domain-containing protein, coding for MFNVINVSKAYGPKKLFEDVNVTFSPGRRYGLTGPNGAGKSTFMKILAGDEEADMGNIVRPRKLGILRQDHFRYEDNRVLDVVLMGNRALWAAMSEKNELLAKSDITEEDGNRLGDLEGVIAEEDGYSAESDAATLLAGLGIDQAFHEEPMKQLTGGLKLRVLLAQALFGKPEGLLLDEPTNNLDIDSIRWLESFLHDYEGVLITISHDRHFLNAICTHIADIDYETIIHYPGGYDDMVRQKAQVRSRVESETEEKKKKIAQLQDFVARFHAGTRASQVQSRIKQIDKLKSDDLKRSNIARPFIRFDQKVVSGKQTLMVEGIHKSFEGQEVIKPFNTLVCKGEKVCVIGRNGVGKSTLVKMIAGQLEPDGGKIGWGHQASVGYLPQDHHGVVRKGTTCFGWLRDLHDKLTNEEISGVLGRMLFSGEERMKNTDTLSGGETVRLLLSKLMIMQDNVLVLDEPTNHLDLESIAALAEGLQKYEGTVIVVTHDQELISEVATRIWSLQAGKEVLDFNGPYSEFVEKHSDVAARRR
- a CDS encoding chitobiase/beta-hexosaminidase C-terminal domain-containing protein — its product is MSQTPFWPLRCGAVLLTAQLVLACGGGESKPPPPTDLTPPATRATPAGGDFTTSVVVTLACDDGGGSGCAATYYTLDGSTPGTGSTQYREPFTLGSTTTVRFYSMDAAGNAEAPGTATFTLVGSADTEPPSTVVNPASGSFSSPRSVALTCDDGAGSGCAATHYTLDGSVPTQASPRYTAPLSIATSTTLRFFSVDRVGNVEAVRQARYVVDTEAPQVAATPRGGTFTGTRVVTLTCDDGEGSGCAAIHYTTNGAIPSLDSSVYQGPLVLTATTRVRFIAVDWAGNVSDVVSELYTREASAEDRTPPTTTATPAGGTYRSTQSVVLACTDNADGSGCAATYYTLDGSAPTTFSLRYSAAISISTSATLRFFSVDLAGNVEPAKSEQYALDTVAPVTTATPAGGTYRSTQSVVLACTDNADGSGCAATYYTLDGSAPTTFSLRYSAAISISTSATLRFFSVDLAGNVEPAKSEQYALDTVAPVTTATPAGGTYRSTQSVVLACTDNADGSGCAATYYTLDGSAPTTSSLRYSAAISISTSATLRFFSVDLAGNVEPAKSEQYALDTVAPVTTATPAGGTYRSTQSVVLACTDNADGSGCAATYYTLDGSAPTTSSLRYSAAISISTSATLRFFSVDLAGNAEPAKSEQYALDTVAPVTTATPAGGTYRSTQSVVLACTDNADGSGCAATYYTLDGSAPTTSSLRYSAAISISTSATLRFFSVDLAGNAEPAKSEQYTLDTVAPVTTVSPGGGSYTDAVTVTLSCSDNGSGCRETRYTLDGSAPEAGSPVYAGPISISASTTLRFASVDHAGNVELAKQAVYVLPSLDRLASEQIQAVRNAATGTVNLVISGARITYVKPAVGNVVNDAAGFFLQAEQAGPALFVEVDPLTLSPAPQAGARVRVTVSEKSLVNGQTRARISAYAVLSTGHSLSDLVQDVSGVDVTTGTPPAYESEYISITGTIGNPGFSNAGLGHVQAPFTTAGVPEGSPGAAALRLRVAEPFHDTLALSQGCSLTVVSPLWVFMSGTQTTHTIQPSVWTESQATVHSCPAPRVTGAQAMHHDSVILRFTRAIDPLSVQRNGSQFSIPGLSVMDAVVLSTGEVWLSTASQTPRQRYTVTVASSVRDRRGVSVDSTAASTSFTGYQVPARLRLSEVAPNVQQNRDLVELVVLTSGSVMGATLLDGNATLATLPDVQVASGDIIVIHLNPDRVTPGADAPGSETLSKTQYPASSFFWNYDTAWDFHGTTLGVGTGNRTLRIQDGFDVTQDALAVVVPSNSFAGYPALLQALQDESLWLPANCNGALCTYASFPTAWEVSVDWSQAFVTQGRSSSVQRIGATDSDTRDDWFVGGSSFGVRNP
- a CDS encoding YihY/virulence factor BrkB family protein: MVLPGKGMSWKKFFLALKDEWTRDEVGDVAGALTFRMILALFPFLLFLVSLAGLLIEPAQAQVLIQELARVAPREVTSILSERIEALANSRPVGLLTVGGVGAVWAASAGVVALMTALNKVYGVTESRPIWRLRGIALLVTLGGAAVAILAAFAVIVTPVIAGKLPGGLGTVLMWLRLPVAGLMMMFLWAVLYYVLPDVNQKFRFITPGSVVGVLIWVFASWGFSQYVANFGRYDVNYGAIGGVIVMLLWMWISAQVILLGAEINAILEHRSPDGKAPGQKVPEQGKALAATKTELEAGGASLPGAPGFQPVVDPVTGRPLDDPPSAPPRLRDTPLAAAFKWTVGMGLGLFLLRKSAPR